The sequence CATGGTGACTCGCCTGGGCATGAGCGAGGGCCTGGGGCCGATGGTGTACGGTCAGAAGGAGGAGCTCATCTTCCTCGGACGCGAAATCTCGGAACAGCGCGACTACTCCGAAGCCGTGGCCGAGAAGATCGACATCGAGGTACGCGAGATCGTTCAGCAGGCCTATGTCCGAGCCCGCTCCCTGGTGATCGAGTACCGCGAGCAGCTCGACCAGGTCGCTCAGCGCCTGATCGAGGTCGAGACCCTCGACCGCGCAGAGTTTGAAGCCTTGTTCAACAAGCCGGTCGCTCCGAAGAACGGGGGAACTCCCGTGCCGGCGGCCGCCTAGACAGGGCAGCCAGCCATGATCCCGAGGCCTCACCCCAGGCGAGATCCATAGACCTCAGTGGGCGGGGACAACCCCGCCCACTGCTTGGCTCTGCCTGCTGGTTCTTCGTTTTCCGCCGGCCGCTGGATGCCGCCCCCGTCGCCTGGGATCAGTCGGGTGCCCGGGCGCGATCGCCCTCCTGCTTGACCAGCTCACGCCGCAGGATCTTGCCGACCGTCGTCTTGGGCAGCTCGGTCCGGAACTCGACGGAGGTCGGCACCTTGAAGGGCGCCAGCCGCTCCTTGCACCAGGCCTTAACCTCGTCTTCGGTGAGCGTTTCGCCGGGCTTGGTCACCACCCAGGCCTTGACCGTCTCCCCACGGTAGGTGTCCGCCACACCAGCGACGCCGACCTCAAGCACCTTGGGGTTCTCGGCAATGACCTCTTCTACTTCCCTCGGCCAGACCTGATAACCTCCGGGCTTGATCAATTCCTTCTTGCGGTCGACGATGTAGAAGAACCCGTCTTCGTCCATCCGGGCGATGTCTCCGGTGTACAGCCAGTCTTGGCGCAGGCTGTTGGCGGTTTCGCTGGGCATGTTGTAATAGCCGCGCATGACATTCGGACCCTTGATCACCAGCTCGCCGATCTCACCCACTCCCATCTCCGTCACCTCATCGTCCAGCGACACGATCCGGCAGTCGGTGTCAGGAAAGGGCAGGCCGATCGAGCCGGTGCGTCCCCCGCCTTGAAGCGGGTTGCAGTGGGTAGCGGTTGGGGCTTCCGACAGGCCGTACCCTTCTACCAGCTTCCCGCCCGTCAGGGCTTCGAACCGCTCCTTGGTCTCCCGCATCAAGGGGGCCGAGCCGGAGATGCAGGCTCGGATCGAGCTGACGTCGACCTTGCCGGCGATCACGTCCGGGTGGTTGTTGATAGCGTTGTACATGGCGGGAACGCCGGGGTAGATCGTGGGACGATAGCGAGCGATCGAATGGAGCACGTCTGCCATGTCCCGCGGATTCGGCACCATCACCATGCTGGCGGCGGAGGCCACGGCGAGCATCATGCCGGCCACCATG comes from Anaerolineales bacterium and encodes:
- a CDS encoding long-chain fatty acid--CoA ligase; protein product: MEERPWYRQYDPGVPRTIEYPAVSLNHLLEEAARRFPDRPCTIFKGATVTYRQMDEMTDRLAAGLAGLGVIKGQPVGLFMPNIPQFVLSFFAILKAGGLVVATNPLYTPREIVHQLSDSGVELMLVTSNFYRKVKEAQPKTRLSQLVVTNIKEGLPPVLRLLFTLAKEKKDGHRVDLEQGDIWLQDLLRRYQPADRPEVDVGPEDIGIFQYSGGTTGVSKAAIGLHRNLVANALQIRSWMPDVRLGEETVLMAIPLFHVYGMVAGMMLAVASAASMVMVPNPRDMADVLHSIARYRPTIYPGVPAMYNAINNHPDVIAGKVDVSSIRACISGSAPLMRETKERFEALTGGKLVEGYGLSEAPTATHCNPLQGGGRTGSIGLPFPDTDCRIVSLDDEVTEMGVGEIGELVIKGPNVMRGYYNMPSETANSLRQDWLYTGDIARMDEDGFFYIVDRKKELIKPGGYQVWPREVEEVIAENPKVLEVGVAGVADTYRGETVKAWVVTKPGETLTEDEVKAWCKERLAPFKVPTSVEFRTELPKTTVGKILRRELVKQEGDRARAPD
- a CDS encoding cell division protein FtsH, with protein sequence MVTRLGMSEGLGPMVYGQKEELIFLGREISEQRDYSEAVAEKIDIEVREIVQQAYVRARSLVIEYREQLDQVAQRLIEVETLDRAEFEALFNKPVAPKNGGTPVPAAA